The following coding sequences are from one Phycisphaeraceae bacterium window:
- a CDS encoding Gfo/Idh/MocA family oxidoreductase: MGSSNGKVAPVRAGVGGRDIRCGVIGVGRMGRHHARVYSQLAGCVLVGVVDANESRRMDLADQFGCRAFESVEQLLAAGVDAVSIAVPTTHHRAAAEPCLKAGVACLIEKPLAQDEQEAGALKDVAQASGSILMVGHIERFNPIMRALRKEQESGPPITPKFIEVHRVSPMTFRSVDVGVVMDMMIHDLDVVLMLMDGQEPDEVHASGVPVITEHEDICNARLVFNRPYGKCVASISASRLALKTERVTRITGENAYVKIDYAAKKGTVIRRMANEIQMQEVREQLRRGSDLTSLKWQELVNIENLEIDDSEPIIEEIKAFMGCVRMGSRPEIDATAGFVNVRTAQRIVEATRADWHVGPGAGEGGVKSGAGASRATAR, encoded by the coding sequence ATGGGCAGCAGCAACGGGAAAGTCGCACCGGTCCGGGCGGGCGTGGGCGGGCGGGACATCCGGTGCGGGGTGATCGGGGTTGGGCGGATGGGGCGGCACCACGCGCGGGTGTACTCGCAGCTGGCGGGTTGCGTGCTGGTGGGGGTGGTGGACGCGAACGAATCGAGGCGGATGGACCTGGCGGACCAGTTCGGGTGCCGGGCGTTCGAGAGCGTGGAGCAGTTGCTGGCCGCGGGGGTGGACGCGGTGTCGATCGCGGTGCCGACGACGCACCACCGCGCGGCGGCGGAGCCGTGCCTGAAGGCGGGGGTGGCGTGCCTGATCGAGAAGCCGCTGGCGCAGGACGAGCAGGAGGCGGGGGCGCTGAAGGACGTGGCGCAGGCGAGCGGGTCGATCCTGATGGTGGGGCACATCGAGCGGTTCAACCCGATCATGCGGGCGCTGCGGAAGGAGCAGGAGTCGGGGCCGCCGATCACGCCGAAGTTCATCGAGGTGCACCGGGTGAGCCCGATGACGTTCCGCTCGGTGGACGTGGGCGTGGTGATGGACATGATGATCCACGACCTGGACGTGGTGCTGATGCTGATGGACGGGCAGGAGCCCGACGAGGTGCACGCGTCCGGGGTGCCGGTGATCACGGAGCACGAGGACATCTGCAACGCGCGGCTGGTGTTCAACCGGCCGTACGGCAAGTGCGTGGCGTCGATCTCGGCGTCGCGGCTGGCGCTCAAGACCGAGCGGGTGACGCGGATCACGGGGGAGAACGCGTACGTCAAGATCGACTACGCGGCGAAGAAGGGGACGGTGATCCGGCGGATGGCCAACGAGATCCAGATGCAGGAGGTCCGGGAGCAGCTGCGGCGCGGCTCGGACCTGACGAGCCTGAAGTGGCAGGAGCTGGTGAACATCGAGAACCTGGAGATCGACGACTCGGAGCCGATCATCGAGGAGATCAAGGCGTTCATGGGGTGCGTGCGGATGGGGTCGCGGCCGGAGATCGACGCGACGGCGGGGTTTGTGAATGTTCGCACGGCGCAGCGGATCGTGGAGGCGACGCGGGCGGACTGGCACGTGGGACCGGGGGCGGGTGAAGGGGGCGTGAAGAGCGGCGCGGGGGCGTCCCGTGCCACGGCCAGGTAG
- a CDS encoding S1 RNA-binding domain-containing protein, producing MDPTPSTQPGQSHPTSNGDPSTDAQRASREAAKPASSVIDAQTAAEIDAAMAEMESAGGGFGGGGAHQVPASMPHAKPHIRGPRVVQAGREHRTGTVVSVGPSDLFLEFGPKELGVAPRVQWPDDLLPKVGEDIEVVIDRFEPGESLFICSRPGTVQKAAWEILEIGQVVEARVVGVNKGGLELEVAQHRAFMPASQVALDRINDLSVFVGQKFPCTVSQLDRRGKGNIVLSRRDLLQAERAEKAARLREGLQEGQVVDGVVRKIMPFGAFIDLGGVDGLVHLSDLTHDRANFGEKNVAKHIQEGQQVKVKVLKLDWEANRISLGIKQLAADPFQQAVSDITEGAEVTGRVVRLTDFGAFVELSPGVDGLVHVSEIAHRRINTPGDVLKTDEVIKAKVLKIDPESRRISLSIKATLPAPEPVAGPGGPGGRGGRKGGEDRFKRTAEEIMKDSPQLRRLREKFGKQQFKGGIG from the coding sequence ATGGATCCCACCCCTTCCACCCAGCCCGGCCAGTCTCATCCAACGTCCAACGGCGATCCATCGACCGACGCGCAGAGGGCGTCGCGCGAGGCGGCGAAGCCGGCCTCGAGCGTGATCGATGCGCAGACCGCCGCGGAGATCGACGCGGCGATGGCGGAGATGGAGTCGGCGGGCGGCGGGTTCGGCGGGGGCGGGGCGCACCAGGTGCCGGCGTCGATGCCGCACGCGAAGCCGCACATCCGCGGGCCGCGGGTGGTGCAGGCGGGGCGTGAGCACCGGACGGGGACGGTGGTGAGTGTGGGGCCGAGCGACCTGTTCCTGGAGTTCGGGCCCAAGGAGCTTGGGGTGGCGCCGCGGGTGCAGTGGCCCGACGACCTGCTGCCGAAGGTGGGCGAGGACATCGAGGTGGTGATCGACCGGTTCGAGCCGGGCGAGTCGCTGTTCATCTGCTCGCGTCCAGGGACGGTGCAGAAGGCGGCGTGGGAGATCCTCGAGATCGGGCAGGTGGTGGAGGCGCGGGTGGTCGGGGTGAACAAGGGCGGGCTGGAACTGGAGGTGGCGCAGCACCGGGCGTTCATGCCGGCGTCGCAGGTGGCGCTGGACCGGATCAACGACCTGTCGGTGTTCGTGGGGCAGAAGTTCCCGTGCACGGTGTCGCAGCTTGATCGCCGCGGCAAGGGGAACATCGTGCTCTCGCGGCGGGACCTGCTGCAGGCGGAGCGGGCGGAGAAGGCCGCGCGGCTGCGCGAGGGGCTGCAGGAGGGGCAGGTGGTGGACGGGGTGGTGCGGAAGATCATGCCGTTTGGCGCGTTCATCGACCTGGGCGGGGTGGACGGGCTGGTGCACCTGAGCGACCTGACGCACGACCGGGCGAACTTCGGCGAGAAGAACGTCGCGAAGCACATCCAGGAGGGGCAGCAGGTCAAGGTGAAGGTGCTCAAACTGGACTGGGAGGCGAACCGGATCTCGCTGGGCATCAAGCAGCTCGCGGCGGACCCGTTCCAGCAGGCGGTGTCGGACATCACGGAGGGGGCGGAGGTGACGGGGCGGGTGGTGCGGCTGACGGACTTCGGCGCGTTCGTGGAGTTGTCGCCCGGTGTGGACGGGCTGGTGCACGTATCGGAGATCGCGCACCGGCGGATCAACACGCCGGGGGATGTGCTCAAGACCGACGAGGTGATCAAGGCGAAGGTGCTGAAGATCGACCCGGAGTCGCGCCGGATCTCGCTGAGCATCAAGGCGACGCTGCCGGCGCCCGAGCCGGTGGCAGGCCCCGGCGGCCCGGGCGGGCGCGGCGGCCGCAAGGGCGGCGAGGACCGCTTCAAGCGGACCGCGGAGGAGATCATGAAGGATTCGCCGCAGCTGCGTCGGCTTCGCGAGAAGTTCGGCAAGCAGCAGTTCAAGGGCGGGATCGGCTGA
- a CDS encoding GNAT family N-acetyltransferase, which produces MTHAVRALGTHDAAAYLAVRRAMLDDSPWAYTASPGDDFAADVEGARAWLAKPENAIFACEPESEPGRLAAVAGVHRLARLKARHRALVWGVWCEPAFRGQGLGRAVVAAAVQRASQWPGVTIIGLSVSTRGGPARRLYESLGFEAWGVEPGGIVVNGEEVDEVYMTKRV; this is translated from the coding sequence ATGACGCACGCCGTCCGCGCACTTGGGACCCACGATGCCGCGGCGTACCTCGCGGTTCGGCGCGCGATGCTGGACGATTCGCCATGGGCCTACACCGCTTCTCCGGGGGATGACTTCGCGGCCGACGTGGAGGGGGCGAGGGCATGGCTGGCAAAGCCGGAGAACGCGATCTTCGCCTGCGAGCCCGAGTCCGAGCCAGGCCGCCTAGCCGCCGTGGCCGGGGTGCACCGGCTTGCGCGTCTGAAGGCGCGGCATCGCGCCCTGGTCTGGGGCGTGTGGTGCGAGCCTGCATTCCGCGGCCAGGGCCTGGGCCGCGCAGTGGTAGCCGCGGCGGTCCAGCGCGCGTCCCAGTGGCCCGGGGTGACGATCATCGGTCTCTCCGTGTCGACGCGCGGCGGCCCGGCACGCCGGCTCTACGAAAGCCTCGGCTTCGAGGCGTGGGGCGTGGAGCCCGGCGGGATCGTCGTGAACGGGGAAGAGGTGGACGAGGTCTACATGACAAAGCGGGTGTGA
- the miaA gene encoding tRNA (adenosine(37)-N6)-dimethylallyltransferase MiaA, with amino-acid sequence MAYDSRLAIPVIVGPTASGKSAIGVALALRLERARGVKGVVIAADSMQVYRGLDIGTAKPTVAERCGVEHRMIDLVEPVEAFSVDAWLEGAEAEIARARAAAGAPMVVGGTHLYIKALLEGMFEGPEPDAALRAELTAMDAGARRAELERVDAAAAARIHPNDVRRTVRALEVFRQTGTPISVLQSQWDGGRVRADCVLVVVEWPVEALNRRINARVKGMMEAGLLEETRALWEAGRLGMQAREGLGYKQLVAHLEGRCTLVEAVEAIKIETRRFAKNQRTWLRRLSARPPGGGLVRIDGERIGADEAAQLVEQQMFR; translated from the coding sequence ATGGCGTATGACTCGCGCTTGGCAATCCCGGTGATCGTGGGGCCGACGGCATCGGGGAAGTCGGCGATCGGGGTGGCGCTCGCGCTGCGCCTGGAGCGGGCCCGGGGGGTGAAGGGTGTGGTGATCGCCGCGGACTCGATGCAGGTGTACCGCGGGCTGGACATCGGGACGGCGAAGCCGACGGTGGCGGAGCGGTGCGGGGTGGAGCACCGGATGATCGACCTGGTCGAGCCGGTGGAGGCGTTCAGCGTGGACGCGTGGCTGGAGGGGGCGGAGGCGGAGATCGCGCGGGCGCGGGCCGCGGCGGGGGCTCCGATGGTGGTCGGGGGGACGCACCTGTACATCAAGGCTCTGCTCGAGGGGATGTTCGAGGGGCCCGAGCCGGATGCGGCGCTCCGGGCCGAACTGACGGCGATGGACGCCGGGGCGCGGCGGGCGGAACTGGAGCGGGTCGATGCCGCCGCGGCGGCGCGGATCCATCCCAACGATGTGCGGCGGACGGTGCGGGCGCTGGAGGTCTTCCGGCAGACTGGAACGCCGATCTCGGTGCTGCAGTCGCAGTGGGACGGGGGGCGTGTGCGGGCGGACTGTGTGCTTGTGGTGGTGGAGTGGCCGGTGGAGGCGCTGAACCGGCGCATCAACGCGCGTGTGAAGGGGATGATGGAGGCGGGGCTGCTGGAGGAGACGCGGGCCCTGTGGGAGGCGGGGCGCCTGGGGATGCAGGCTCGCGAGGGGCTGGGGTACAAGCAACTGGTGGCGCACCTGGAGGGGCGGTGCACGCTGGTGGAGGCGGTGGAGGCGATCAAGATCGAGACGAGGCGATTTGCAAAGAATCAGCGGACGTGGCTCAGGAGGCTCTCGGCGCGGCCGCCGGGGGGTGGGCTGGTGCGGATTGATGGGGAGCGGATCGGGGCGGACGAAGCAGCGCAACTCGTTGAACAACAGATGTTTAGATAG
- the folP gene encoding dihydropteroate synthase: MSEDVAGAAGGEWRVSAARRVSLARPVVLAILNLTPDSFSDGGTYPTIESALEGARAAVGLGADALDIGGESTRPGARAVPEEEQIRRTAPLIAAIRRERGLDHVPITIDTTRSAVAAAAIEAGADGINDVSGGTEDEGMLRLAAGAGAGVVLMHRLATPERDVYSDRYGANEPDYSGAGGVVGAVRAFLAARVGAALAAGVAREGIVVDPGLGFGKTVGQNLELIRRTGELASLGYPVLSGLSRKSFTARAGGLAEGTPARERLAPTIALTVAHLAAGARIFRVHDVGPVVEALRAAEAARRAGDAGGG; encoded by the coding sequence ATGAGCGAGGACGTGGCTGGTGCGGCGGGGGGCGAGTGGCGGGTCTCGGCGGCGCGGCGGGTGTCGCTGGCGCGGCCGGTGGTGCTGGCGATTCTGAACCTGACGCCGGACTCGTTCTCGGATGGGGGGACGTACCCGACGATTGAGTCGGCGCTGGAGGGGGCGAGGGCTGCGGTGGGGCTTGGGGCCGATGCGCTGGACATCGGGGGGGAATCGACGCGGCCCGGGGCGCGGGCGGTGCCGGAGGAGGAGCAGATCCGGCGGACGGCGCCGCTGATCGCGGCGATCCGGCGGGAGCGGGGGCTGGACCACGTGCCGATCACGATCGATACGACGCGGAGCGCGGTCGCCGCGGCGGCGATCGAGGCGGGGGCGGATGGGATCAACGACGTGTCGGGGGGGACGGAGGATGAGGGGATGCTTCGGCTCGCGGCGGGGGCCGGGGCGGGGGTGGTCCTGATGCACCGGCTGGCGACGCCGGAGCGGGACGTGTATTCGGATCGGTACGGGGCGAACGAGCCGGACTATTCCGGGGCGGGCGGGGTGGTCGGGGCGGTGCGGGCGTTTCTGGCGGCGCGGGTGGGGGCGGCGCTGGCGGCGGGGGTGGCGCGGGAGGGGATCGTGGTGGATCCGGGGTTGGGGTTCGGGAAGACGGTGGGGCAAAACCTGGAGCTGATCAGGCGGACGGGGGAGTTGGCCTCGCTGGGGTACCCGGTGCTGTCGGGGCTGTCGCGCAAGTCGTTCACCGCGCGGGCGGGGGGGCTGGCGGAGGGGACGCCGGCGCGGGAGCGGCTCGCGCCGACGATCGCGCTGACGGTGGCGCACCTCGCGGCGGGGGCGCGGATCTTCCGGGTGCATGATGTCGGGCCGGTGGTGGAGGCGCTGCGGGCGGCGGAGGCGGCGCGGAGGGCGGGGGACGCTGGGGGCGGGTGA
- the topA gene encoding type I DNA topoisomerase — MAKGTSTSRKRGSGKAAAGAAGGDGAAAGRGGGRAKVGRRGGADRGAGLGNRSVAGKQLVIVESPSKAKTINKYLGDGYVVLASVGHVRDLPSKNPKGDKSPVPGVDLKHKFRPTYEVLPGKTKAISDLKRAARQASDVWFATDLDREGEAIAWHLAEELGIDPKQAKRVIFAAITRDDISEAFKKPHPIDMDRVNAQQARRILDRIVGYQVSPMLWKKVARGLSAGRVQSVAVRVIVEREREIRAFIPEESWQITANFTSETAKAAGLADAWRKMLAQRDEKDNAPTLKAQNAWLAEHGGIKAELVEIAGEKFELTGGKNADEKSAEAMAKRAAEIAEAAGLRNVRSQSRVDEKGKGPARWVRTISGDADPTTPYKVTGVETKRTSTRPSPPFITSTLQQAASTRLGFGAQRTMRTAQQLYEGVDLPGEGPVGLITYMRTDSTHLSGTALSMVREHILKTYGEKYLPEKPNFFSSSNKAAQEAHEAIRPTSLAHPPSRVRNALNPDQFRLYSIIWERFVACQMSAAQWDSTAVTIKGGRDKARELAFRATGRVLVFDGFYRVAGVPTASDEQTLPSLEQGRTLSPFAIEPRQRFTSPPARYSEASLIKTLESEGIGRPSTYASIISVIQDRKYVEQVDRRFYATDLGEVVTDKLVEAFPRIIDIGYTRDMEGELDKVEEDHIDWVEMLQRFYGPFKEQLEHAMETLSHAKAETRPAPKEYRCAKCGSDLVYRFGKNGRFLSCSTFPACDYACPVDREGKPRPAEGVNVACPKCGGAMNKRSGRFGVFLGCARYNDEKDPCDGILNLDKKGRVKAPSPPALVTDLECKTCGSPLNLRSGLRGPWLGCSRYPKCKGRGKWTEVDEKKRAALEAALEEHAKEHPVKVITTLDGKPLTDAMGRPLPDAPPIEQLVTGGEVRSSGDGGGADEEMEAVA; from the coding sequence ATGGCCAAGGGAACGAGCACATCACGCAAACGGGGGAGTGGCAAGGCCGCGGCTGGAGCGGCCGGGGGAGACGGGGCGGCCGCCGGACGCGGCGGGGGACGCGCCAAGGTGGGTCGGCGCGGCGGTGCGGACCGCGGCGCTGGGCTGGGGAACCGCTCGGTGGCGGGGAAGCAACTGGTGATCGTCGAGTCGCCGTCGAAGGCGAAGACGATCAACAAGTACCTGGGGGATGGGTACGTCGTGCTGGCGAGCGTGGGGCACGTGAGGGACCTGCCCAGCAAGAACCCCAAGGGGGACAAGAGCCCCGTGCCGGGGGTCGACCTGAAGCACAAGTTCCGCCCGACGTACGAGGTGCTGCCGGGCAAGACCAAGGCGATCTCCGACCTGAAGCGAGCGGCGAGGCAGGCGTCGGATGTGTGGTTTGCAACCGACCTTGACCGGGAGGGGGAGGCGATCGCGTGGCACCTGGCGGAGGAGCTGGGGATCGACCCGAAGCAGGCCAAGCGGGTGATCTTCGCCGCGATCACGCGGGATGACATCTCGGAGGCGTTCAAGAAGCCGCACCCGATCGACATGGACCGGGTGAACGCGCAGCAGGCGAGGCGGATCCTGGACCGGATCGTGGGGTACCAGGTGTCGCCGATGCTGTGGAAGAAGGTGGCGCGGGGGCTGAGCGCGGGGCGGGTGCAGAGCGTAGCGGTGCGGGTGATCGTGGAGCGGGAGCGGGAGATCCGGGCGTTCATCCCTGAGGAGTCGTGGCAGATCACGGCGAACTTCACCTCCGAGACAGCCAAGGCGGCGGGCCTGGCGGACGCGTGGAGGAAGATGCTCGCCCAGCGCGACGAGAAGGACAACGCGCCGACGCTCAAGGCCCAGAACGCGTGGCTGGCCGAGCACGGGGGGATCAAGGCCGAGCTGGTGGAGATCGCGGGGGAGAAGTTCGAGCTGACGGGTGGGAAGAACGCGGACGAGAAGTCCGCGGAGGCGATGGCGAAGCGAGCGGCGGAGATCGCCGAGGCCGCGGGGCTGAGGAACGTGCGGTCGCAGTCGAGGGTGGACGAGAAGGGGAAGGGGCCGGCGCGGTGGGTGCGCACCATCAGCGGCGACGCGGACCCGACGACGCCGTACAAGGTGACGGGGGTCGAGACGAAGCGGACGAGCACGCGCCCGTCGCCGCCGTTCATCACGAGCACGCTGCAGCAGGCGGCGTCGACGCGCCTGGGGTTCGGCGCGCAGCGGACGATGCGGACGGCGCAGCAGTTGTACGAGGGCGTGGACCTCCCGGGCGAGGGTCCGGTGGGCCTGATCACGTACATGCGCACCGACTCGACGCACCTGTCGGGGACGGCGCTGTCGATGGTCCGGGAGCACATCCTCAAGACGTACGGGGAGAAGTACCTGCCGGAGAAGCCGAACTTCTTCTCGTCGAGCAACAAGGCGGCGCAGGAGGCGCACGAGGCGATCCGTCCGACGAGCCTGGCCCACCCCCCCAGCCGCGTGCGCAACGCGCTGAACCCGGACCAGTTCCGGCTGTACTCGATCATCTGGGAGCGGTTCGTGGCGTGCCAGATGTCGGCGGCGCAGTGGGACTCGACGGCGGTGACGATCAAGGGCGGGAGGGACAAGGCGCGGGAACTGGCGTTCCGCGCCACGGGCCGGGTGCTGGTGTTCGACGGGTTCTACCGGGTCGCCGGGGTGCCGACGGCGAGCGACGAGCAGACGCTGCCGTCGCTGGAGCAGGGGCGGACGCTGTCGCCCTTCGCGATCGAGCCGCGCCAGCGGTTCACCTCGCCGCCGGCGCGGTACTCGGAGGCGTCGCTGATCAAGACGCTCGAGAGCGAGGGGATCGGCCGGCCGAGCACGTACGCCTCGATCATCAGCGTGATCCAGGACCGCAAGTACGTGGAGCAGGTGGACCGGCGGTTCTACGCCACGGACCTCGGGGAGGTGGTGACGGACAAGCTGGTGGAGGCGTTCCCGCGGATCATCGACATCGGGTACACACGCGACATGGAGGGGGAGCTGGACAAGGTCGAGGAGGACCACATCGACTGGGTGGAGATGCTCCAGCGGTTCTACGGGCCGTTCAAGGAGCAGCTCGAGCACGCGATGGAGACGCTCAGCCACGCGAAGGCGGAGACCCGTCCGGCGCCGAAGGAGTACCGGTGCGCCAAGTGCGGGAGCGACCTGGTGTACCGCTTCGGGAAGAACGGGCGGTTCCTGAGCTGCTCGACCTTCCCGGCGTGCGACTACGCCTGCCCGGTGGACCGCGAGGGGAAGCCGCGCCCGGCCGAGGGCGTGAACGTGGCGTGCCCCAAGTGCGGCGGGGCGATGAACAAGCGGTCGGGGCGGTTCGGGGTGTTCCTGGGGTGCGCGAGGTACAACGACGAGAAGGACCCGTGCGACGGCATCCTGAACCTGGACAAGAAGGGGCGCGTCAAGGCCCCGAGCCCGCCGGCGCTGGTGACGGACCTCGAGTGCAAGACCTGCGGCTCGCCGCTGAACCTGCGCTCGGGCCTGCGCGGCCCGTGGCTGGGGTGCTCGCGGTACCCCAAGTGCAAGGGACGCGGGAAATGGACGGAGGTCGACGAGAAGAAGCGGGCGGCGCTGGAGGCGGCGCTGGAGGAGCACGCGAAGGAGCACCCGGTCAAGGTGATCACGACTCTCGACGGGAAGCCCCTGACCGATGCCATGGGCCGGCCGCTGCCCGATGCGCCGCCGATCGAGCAACTGGTGACGGGCGGCGAGGTGCGGTCGTCGGGGGACGGCGGGGGTGCGGATGAAGAGATGGAGGCGGTGGCCTAG
- a CDS encoding alpha/beta hydrolase: MRIRCHGLIRHLLAPVCAIAAAAAPALAQPAPDVSIPYATIGGRQAFVYLWRPVGTGPWPVLVFIHGGGWSGGSPLPFPGVTAPLLQQGIAVASVQYRLTSQAGQWGAEPVTWPAQINDVKAAIRRLRADAPVLGIDPRRIGTWGTSAGGHLSAMCATSGGEASLEGTVGGALAFSSRVQCAVDYFGPADLLQMNADVTTPPGSGIDHDALESPESRLLGSATTGISVGQIRDNASNPAAPWPALHALAQSAGPANLVTTDDPPLFIGHGMQDTSVPLNQSTRLAAAATAAGVWNDYRQVPGAGHGALGAETDAAARAFLVRMLRCPGPGDWNHDGVATPTDIAVYVNTWFDSVSNATSAAEVDGIEGVTPADLAAFINLWITAARGC, translated from the coding sequence ATGCGCATCCGTTGCCACGGCCTGATCCGGCATCTCCTCGCCCCGGTGTGCGCCATCGCCGCCGCCGCGGCCCCCGCCCTGGCCCAACCCGCGCCCGACGTCTCCATTCCGTACGCCACCATCGGCGGCCGCCAGGCCTTTGTCTACCTCTGGCGGCCCGTCGGGACTGGCCCGTGGCCCGTTCTTGTCTTCATCCACGGCGGGGGCTGGAGCGGCGGCTCGCCGCTGCCCTTCCCGGGCGTCACCGCGCCGCTGTTGCAGCAGGGGATTGCCGTCGCCTCCGTGCAGTACCGCCTCACTTCACAGGCCGGGCAGTGGGGGGCCGAGCCGGTCACCTGGCCCGCGCAGATCAACGACGTCAAGGCCGCCATCCGCCGCCTCCGCGCGGATGCCCCGGTGCTCGGCATCGATCCGCGCCGCATCGGCACCTGGGGCACCTCCGCAGGTGGACACCTCTCCGCCATGTGCGCCACCAGCGGCGGCGAGGCCTCGCTCGAGGGAACCGTCGGCGGTGCGCTCGCCTTCTCCTCCCGGGTCCAGTGCGCTGTCGACTACTTCGGCCCCGCGGACCTGCTGCAGATGAACGCCGACGTCACCACGCCCCCGGGGTCCGGCATCGACCACGACGCCCTGGAGTCCCCCGAATCGCGCCTCCTCGGCTCCGCAACCACCGGCATCTCCGTCGGCCAGATCCGCGACAACGCGTCCAACCCCGCGGCCCCGTGGCCCGCGCTCCACGCACTCGCCCAGAGCGCCGGCCCCGCCAACCTCGTCACAACCGACGACCCGCCTTTGTTCATCGGCCACGGCATGCAGGACACCTCGGTGCCGCTCAACCAGAGCACGCGGCTGGCCGCCGCCGCCACCGCCGCTGGGGTCTGGAACGACTACCGCCAGGTCCCCGGCGCCGGGCACGGCGCCCTCGGCGCCGAGACGGACGCCGCCGCGAGGGCCTTCCTCGTCCGCATGCTCCGCTGCCCCGGCCCCGGCGACTGGAACCACGACGGCGTCGCCACCCCGACCGACATCGCCGTCTACGTCAACACCTGGTTCGACTCGGTCTCCAACGCCACCTCTGCAGCGGAGGTAGATGGAATCGAAGGCGTCACCCCCGCCGACCTCGCCGCGTTCATCAACCTTTGGATCACAGCCGCGCGGGGCTGCTAG
- a CDS encoding TIGR00730 family Rossman fold protein, which yields MPHDPDSPPNLPPLKSPPREPGANGSSNGNRWGKSTRNIEEGLFLQGPRTRSFELLRAARIFGEFVKGFRALHFVGPCVTVFGSARFKEDHPYYQLTRDTSQRIARLGFTIMTGGGPGVMEAANRGARDVRGRSIGCNIQLPMEQRPNPYVDRFVEFRYFFVRKVMLVKYSYAFVVMPGGFGTMDETFEALTLIQTGKIADFPVVLMGRDYYAPLLDYFRSTMLPAGTISPNDLDLVHLTDSPEETVDIIAEAAEKQFGFTWGLPRKKWYLGENGLAGDADKEITEIREKIHHRHDPA from the coding sequence TTGCCACACGATCCCGACAGCCCCCCCAATCTCCCGCCCCTCAAGTCCCCGCCGCGCGAGCCCGGGGCCAACGGCTCATCCAACGGCAACCGCTGGGGCAAATCCACCCGCAACATCGAGGAAGGCCTCTTCCTCCAGGGCCCGCGCACCCGCTCCTTCGAACTCCTCCGCGCGGCGCGCATCTTCGGCGAGTTCGTGAAGGGCTTCCGCGCCCTGCACTTCGTCGGCCCCTGCGTCACCGTCTTCGGCTCAGCACGCTTCAAGGAAGACCACCCCTACTACCAACTCACCCGCGACACCTCCCAGCGCATCGCCCGCCTCGGCTTCACCATCATGACCGGCGGCGGCCCGGGCGTCATGGAAGCCGCCAACCGCGGGGCGCGCGACGTCCGCGGCCGGTCCATCGGCTGCAACATCCAGCTCCCGATGGAGCAGCGCCCCAACCCCTACGTCGACCGCTTCGTCGAGTTCCGCTACTTCTTCGTCCGCAAGGTCATGCTCGTCAAGTACTCCTACGCCTTTGTCGTCATGCCCGGCGGCTTCGGCACCATGGACGAAACCTTCGAGGCCCTCACCCTCATCCAGACCGGCAAGATCGCCGACTTCCCCGTCGTCCTCATGGGCCGCGACTACTACGCGCCGCTCCTGGACTACTTCAGGTCCACCATGCTCCCCGCCGGCACGATCTCCCCCAACGACCTCGACCTGGTCCACCTCACCGACTCCCCCGAGGAGACCGTCGACATCATCGCCGAGGCGGCCGAGAAACAGTTCGGCTTCACCTGGGGCCTCCCACGCAAGAAGTGGTACCTCGGCGAGAACGGCCTCGCGGGCGACGCCGACAAGGAGATCACCGAGATCCGCGAGAAGATCCACCACCGCCACGACCCCGCCTGA
- the trxA gene encoding thioredoxin, giving the protein MANANIAEITDGSFQAEVLESDKPVLVDFWAEWCMPCRVLGQTIDEIAGEYAGRVKIAKVDIDSNREVPVKYGIQAIPTVILFKGGELKKRFVGLVGKGDLAAALDDLLKA; this is encoded by the coding sequence ATGGCGAACGCCAACATTGCGGAGATCACCGACGGCAGTTTTCAGGCCGAGGTGCTGGAATCGGACAAGCCGGTGCTCGTGGATTTCTGGGCGGAGTGGTGCATGCCCTGCCGGGTGCTGGGGCAGACGATCGATGAGATCGCTGGGGAGTATGCGGGGCGGGTGAAGATCGCGAAGGTGGACATCGATTCGAACCGGGAGGTGCCGGTGAAGTACGGGATCCAGGCGATCCCGACGGTGATCCTGTTCAAGGGTGGCGAACTGAAGAAGAGGTTCGTGGGCCTGGTGGGCAAGGGGGATCTGGCGGCGGCGCTGGACGACTTGCTGAAGGCCTGA